The Anas platyrhynchos isolate ZD024472 breed Pekin duck chromosome Z, IASCAAS_PekinDuck_T2T, whole genome shotgun sequence genome includes a window with the following:
- the LOC140000793 gene encoding uncharacterized protein, translating to MPKEQEAKARSQPNKGLPSVKKHHQVQPKPPQAGPPCSQTPSLSIHGVRLPQLHRPQRSQASRNKSTQTDRPKLRQALPGSSATSERRDPLPALPPLPRQAATLRATPWHSVGASNIPRLPSLPVAGSTSSVPCRDRITSTKAVRLPEVVPRPQGHVRKEQMAATAESWGTALHAPTSILAPLQARPEQDNRLTSSHAAARSQRLRVQLRVQRHYAPPSSLATPARTAQVPATKTEKRPATQRRKDGHAREDTRAAAGTSKPCSLAAAPGPAVQADSIACCPQGKTPHRGDVAQYQAVLDSETEHLEELESTAAGPSREEQRDLTQEEEQSDAATKDPSGGRQQKEATSNLHWDPDAAHWQGPGSPHSTGRDSAREAVSHAQSASLAMSGPTNAEPEDAAQVAGPDSEGDKNPMGASAPRDANSPSTLPAAMPSPSTNNQERPSTLQDRVEIDWDIYGCSSFRPAMQTIPSGKREGRRLSWWNVSWPSSVRIPRLRRIGAADNGGTADSNAPSASGRQEVAVRTAGQRLPYLCPTSSKSALHNVQEEWEGSPKRAAVAEADSILPSMSPASSGEADAGPSGTPMAAVPGPEELPPACMPKDGKSSASPLPAAMPSPSTSSQQRQSTLQDQVKIDWDIYGYSSFRPAMQTIPSGKREGRRLSWWNVSWPSSVRIPRLRRIGAADNGGTADSNAPSASGRQEVAVRTAGQRLPYLCPTSSKSALHNVQEEWEESPKRAAVAEADSIPPSTSPASSGEADAGPSGTPMAAVPGPEELPPACMPEDGKSSASPLVADPVLEARTAPLTPSACEEEEAAPSPLAGGLLQEVSLEHRSSAQRSSHFQSVPEEGPGTAALPHAVARSRLPRLFRVAFRAFRALRRSFCISGITEDLEQREADSTRELPTDGSFGPEDGASE from the exons ATGCCGAAGGAGCAAGAGGCAAAGGCCCGCTCCCAGCCCAACAAAGGGCTGCCGAGCGTGAAGAAGCACCACCAG GTGCAACCCAAACCGCCACAGGCAGGACCGCCGTGCAGCCAGACCCCATCCTTGTCCATCCACGGGGTGAGGCTGCCACAGCTCCACCGCCCACAGAGGTCACAGGCCTCTAGGAACAAGAGCACACAG ACAGACAGGCCGAAGCTGAGGCAGGCACTGCCCGGCAGCAGTGCCACCAGTGAACGGAGAGATCCTCTACCAGCCTTGCCGCCTCTGCCAAGGCAGGCAGCGACACTGAGAGCTACTCCTTGGCATTCAGTGGGAGCTTCAAATATCCCCCGGCTGCCCAGTCTGCCAGTAGCAGGCTCCACCTCTTCTGTGCCATGCAGAGACCGCATCACGAGCACCAAGGCTGTCAGACTCCCCGAGGTCGTCCCACGTCCTCAAGGACACGTGAGAAAAGAGCAAATGGCAGCAACTGCCGAGAGCTGGGGGACAGCCCTGCATGCCCCCACATCCATTCTGGCGCCTCTGCAGGCCAGACCCGAGCAAGACAACAGGCTAACCTCGAGCCAtgctgcagccaggagccaAAGACTCAGGGTGCAGCTGAGGGTACAAAGGCACTACGCCCCTCCCAGCAGTCTGGCAACACCTGCAAGGACAGCCCAGGTGCCGGCCACCAAGACTGAAAAGAGGCCAGCAACACAGAGACGAAAAGATGGCCATGCTCGAGAGGAcacaagagctgctgctgggacctCCAAGCCATgttccctggcagcagcaccggGCCCAGCAGTGCAGGCAGATAGCATTGCCTGCTGCCCTCAGGGCAAGACCCCACACCGCGGGGACGTGGCACAGTATCAGGCAGTCCTGGACAGTGAGACAGAGCAtctggaggagctggagagcaCTGCTGCAGGACCATCAAGGGAAGAACAGAGGGACTTGACGCAGGAGGAGGAGCAAAGTGACGCTGCTACCAAGGACCCAtcaggagggaggcagcagaaggaagCCACCTCGAACCTTCACTGGGACCCAGACGCAGCCCACTGGCAGGGGCCTGGCTCACCCCACAGCACCGGCAGAGATTCTGCCAGAGAGGCAGTCAGCCACGCACAGAGTGCATCTCTTGCCATGTCAGGGCCAACCAATGCTGAGCCAGAAGATGCTGCGCAGGTTGCAGGTCCTGACAGTGAGGGGGACAAGAATCCTATGGGTGCATCAGCACCCAGAGATGCTAATTCGCCTTCTACCCTGCCTGCTGCTATGCCCAGCCCTTCCACAAACAACCAGGAAAGACCGTCGACATTGCAAGACCGGGTCGAGATCGATTGGGATATCTACGGGTGCTCCTCCTTTCGGCCAGCAATGCAGACCATTCCGAGCGGGAAGAGGGAAGGCCGCCGGTTGTCCTGGTGGAACGTGTCCTGGCCGAGCAGCGTGAGGATTCCGAGATTGCGAAGGATCGGGGCAGCAGACAATGGAGGCACAGCTGACAGCAATGCACCCAGCGCAtcaggcaggcaggaggtggcagtgaGGACTGCGGGCCAGCGCCTTCCCTACCTTTGCCCCACATCGAGTAAGAGCGCGCTGCACAATGTTCAGGAAGAGTGGGAAGGGAGCCCcaagagagcagctgtggcagaAGCAGACAGCATCCTGCCCAGCATGTCTCCTGCCTCGTCCGGTGAGGCAGATGCCGGGCCTTCAGGTACTCCCATGGCCGCAGTTCCTGGGCCCGAGGAGCTCCCCCCTGCCTGCATGCCCAAAGATGGAAAATCTTCAGCCTCTCCCCTGCCCGCTGCTATGCCCAGCCCTTCCACAAGCAGCCAGCAAAGACAGTCGACATTGCAAGACCAGGTCAAGATCGATTGGGATATCTACGGGTACTCCTCCTTTCGGCCAGCAATGCAGACCATTCCGAGCGGGAAGAGGGAAGGCCGCCGGTTGTCCTGGTGGAACGTGTCCTGGCCGAGCAGCGTGAGGATTCCGAGATTGCGAAGGATCGGGGCAGCAGACAATGGAGGCACAGCTGACAGCAATGCACCCAGCGCAtcaggcaggcaggaggtggcagtgaGGACTGCGGGCCAGCGCCTTCCCTACCTTTGCCCCACATCGAGTAAGAGCGCGCTGCACAATGTTCAGGAAGAGTGGGAAGAGAGCCCcaagagagcagctgtggcagaAGCAGACAGCATCCCTCCCAGCACGTCTCCTGCCTCGTCCGGTGAGGCAGATGCCGGGCCTTCAGGTACTCCCATGGCTGCAGTTCCTGGGCCCGAGGAGCTCCCCCCTGCCTGCATGCCCGAAGATGGAAAATCTTCAGCCTCTCCCCTGGTTGCAGACCCTGTGTTGGAGGCCAGGACAGCACCTCTCACCCCATCAGCATGTGAGGAAGAAGAAGCAGCACCTTCTCCCCTGGCTGGGGGCCTTCTGCAAGAG GTTTCCTTGGAGCATAGAAGCAGTGCACAGCGTTCCTCACACTTCCAATCGGTGCCAGAGGAAGGGCCAG GCACCGCTGCCCTCCCGCACGCTGTGGCTCGCTCGCGATTGCCCCGCCTCTTCAGGGTAGCATTTCGGGCATTTCGAGCTCTACGCAGGAGTTTCTGCATCAGCGGCATCACAGAAGACTTAGAGCAACGTGAGGCTGACAGTACCAGGGAGCTCCCCACAGATGGCAGCTTCGGTCCCGAGGACGGGGCTTCTGAATAA